AAAAAAACTTGGACGACCAAATATTAAGGacaaaaattacaaaaagcCACATCCCaacataattttttaactaCTTTCTCCATCCCACAAAAATAGGCTTGTTTTTTCACATGAATTAAGAAGGTACAGTTAATATAgttaaaacaataaattttatattgtatttACTGCTGGACCCTCTACTTATATTGCTTTATTACTGAATTATTCTTGGAGGTTGGAACTATTAAAATATGGGTATATTATGAAGCTAGCCAATAAATTACCATCTAAAAAAAGAAGCCTACAATTTAGACGgataaaaaagagaaaacaaatctATGATAGAGGAGTATTAAACAATAGAAGAAGAGACTAAAGCATTGAGTGATAAATCAAATGCAATACTATCCATCGAGGAGTGTACAATATTAAATGATAGGTTTAAAATGGTGACTTACTAAATCCATCCAGGGAGGCAAGCACAATTTCCCCTGGCAGAAGGCCAAAGAATTTCTTGCCCACTTTTGAATTGGCAACTTTACTAGTGAAAATTCCAGATACTTTCAGAACCCCAGAGAGAACTCCATTGGCGACTTTCTCTGTCCTTTTTGTCAACTTCTTAACTCTGCAagataatcaaataaaaatatccCCATGCAGTTGTTTCAAATGAAGCAAATATATCGGTGATGCCATTTTGTTGCTTTCCGGTCGATAAGGAAGGCAACGAGCATTGGCATCAAGGAAAATGTGTGCAGTGCTGCAAAAGAACAGAAAAAGTGTAGACAGGGAGAAAGAGAAACCGAACAAATCCACAAACAACAACATATACAACAGAGCAAATGCAAAATGAACTCTAAACTGCTATTTTCACACCTTCGGATCCTTTTCATAGTGTCAGGACTAATCTCTGACTTCGATTTGGGACTCATCCTTCTCTTCATGACCTCATTCCCCCATTTCATCCTATCGACAGTCACATCACCGCACCACAAAATGCCCTTAATCAGATGCCCCGAACCCACAGCAATCACCTTCGCAGCAGTGCTACTGTAGTCCTCCACATTGGGCGCCAATGTGGTCCAATAGGCCGCACACCTTCCCTccatcttttctttcttctccttgTACTGCAAATCAGCTGGTGAAGTTTCCTTCACTGTCAAATCACTCAACAAAGCCTCTCCCTTAGTTATCGCGCTCTCCGAAACTTTCTGGACCGTAAAACAGCTATAAGCCTGTAAAATGCCATCGAACTCCTTCAACAACGCTTCCTGCCCTTTGGATGCAATGGTCAAACCATAATTCAAAATATCATTCGAATCACTGCCATTTTCGTTTCTACTCTTCTTGTCGTCCTCATCACTGCTCGAATCCGAGTCATGATGCTCCTTGGGCATCCTGAGGGAGAAAAAATAATGCGAATCGTCAAGTTTTACTGCGGCCTCGTCCTTGGCTAATGGCCATTGGATCTCGTCAGCGACTCGAGCGAGAACGGCGAAAATATTATCCCCCTGGCGGAGGCGGACAATGGATAGATCTCCACAAGCGAGCTCGACGCTATAGTTTTTGTCGATTAGATTGAGAATGGCACCGGGGATTTTGATCAATACTTCCTCGATGGCCTCCGGTGGAGCTGAGGGGGCATGATGATAGTATTCTTGTGGGTCAGGGAAGAGATTTTCAACGAGGTCGCGCATGTCGATTGTGGGGTAGAGGTTGGAAGATGAGGATTGAAGATCAGGGTTTGAGTGGATGACTTCTGGATATAGAGATTTTCTGGGGGTAGAGTTTTGAGAAGCCATTGTTTTTGCTTGAAGGgaaagggagagagagagaaagagagagaacgCGGGGGGGGTGGTGGGGGGATAGATTCTGTTTCTTTTTCTTGGTATTAAAGGAACAGTTAGGGCAGTTCGGGAGTTGAAGGCTTGAAGCTCAATTGATTGGAGACGAAGATGGTAACGGTGATTGTGATGGGATTGGAATAAATGCGCAGTGAGTTCTGTATTGCGCGTGGAAACAGGGACGCGGGATccgaaatttatatattaaaaataaataaattcccgCGCCCACCCGCGCTATGTAAAGCATAAGAGATTCCCCTGATCCCCACaattttttaatggaaaaataaattaatgaaaaggttcaatgttaatatatatatatatatatatatagattttgTAAATAATGttacttttttaaattacaatttattgCTAATTGTCTTTCTATCTAAATgcaaatttctttatttttaaataaaattttaatactaattaaacttaaatgttttaaaaataatacttagCCACTAATCTCcatttgtataaaaatatttcatagttttattattaaaacattataattttgattatttaaatatttaaatctttttttattgataaaccatttttcttttcctttaagAATTTGAGGGTGTTGGAGATTTAATATAGATCTAGGTAAGTGACATTTTTTTAGCCATCGAATTTAATCAGATTAGGTGATAACTTTTCAATAATAAAAGCACATCCTaaaccaaaaattaaattaatttttatttaatattaatttgcaTCCTTTCATTTAATAaactttcaattaaaaaataattcataaaaagaaatacagttaataaatcatttattaatgaatcaaataaatataactttattaataagcattagtcaattaaattttgataagcGAGAGAGGAAATGTGATTTTGAgtaatttacaataaaaatctTGAATTTTAATCATACTCgtccatattttaaatttaaataataatttaatctttaaattttagaagCCTTTCTGAAATATCGAAGTTTCCCCGTAGTATTCACTTAAACTTTAAGAAAAATTTGCCAATGAGCTTTCTTCTCTTTCATTCTTCTCACAATTGAATTTTCAAGTTTCCTTCTGATGTGCTGTTGGCTATTTCAGAGTATTTAGTGCCGTTAAATGTTGGTTtgcaaatcgatttgattttttttttatttaaaaaaatcgaaatAGCCGATTTTCTATTTAAGGCGTTTAtaatattcaatttgattttcattTCATTGGATTCGATTCAGCCCGTATAGTTAAAAGGATTTTAAATTTTCCAGTTTGATTTCAAATCGATCACCACTTGCACTCCCCTACAGTAGGAGATTTTGGCATAGGCATATATGAACTTGAACTCTTCAATCTCAATACAATGGCTAGTTTTTGCTGTGCTCTCAAGTACCGTGTAGTTTATGGAGAAGCTTATCACGTCTTCACCCCTTGCTCCAAGATCGATCCAGCAAAAGGAAATCATATGCAGCCTTTAGGAAATCAATTTCTCAAAGTAATAATAATGTTTCCCGTTAAAACAAGACAGGAAAAACAATACTACAAGCAGTAGAAATTCTACAACAGGAATATAAAGATATTCCAAACACTTGTCACCACAAAGTCATTATTTTGCCTCTGATGATTGTATATTTTGGCGCTTGAAAAATTCTCGAAATCCATAAGCACTGAGGTCATAGTTGAACTGCAAATATTCAAAATAAGAATTGAATCCCACAGAGGatgagaaaaaggaaaatgacaACATCTTCCAGAAATTTCAAATGTTACTATTTCAGATTCAGCTAACGCAAATTGAACTCTTAAATGCACATAATGCTTAAACATCAAATTTGCAGCAAAATAAACAATTACTAAGCTTTAATCGCAAACCAGCTTTATAAAGGATAAAAAGATCCAGAACTCACAGGTAGAACTTTTACGGAGTATCTTGTGACACCTGGATCAACAACCCTTCCTTGAATGGTAGCCTGAATCAGAAAATTTTGTAACACTTGAGAAGAAAACGAATAACATTGCATCATTAATAATTACATTTCTTCTATTTGAACATCACTTCATTCTCATTGGTAACAATCGGTAATAGAATAGGGGAAAGAGAATTTGATTCTTTGCAAAGGATCACATAGTAAGGAAAAGATTCAAGACAAATATATGCTATCTAGTTCTCACTTTGGTATCTAATTACTGAAAGACAAAATAGAACAAAAAACAATTCAGAACTACATAATTGACTTTGCTTTCAATTTCACTTTTCCCACCCCATTTTCCTACCTATCAAACATCAAAACAACATTACCTCTGTTTCTCGCAAAACCAAAGAAAACAATAATTGGGCCAAAGTTTGTAATAGTAAAAGAAATAAGGCTAACTTCCACCGAGTCCTTGACTTGTGCACTCACAAAGACATCCATTCATGTCACCAATTACATCAAGATGAGAACAAGATTAAATCGCTAAAGAAGATCATCATACTTGTGCTGGACTGTGAAATATTTCAATGAATGGATATTCCTTCTTCTGCCTTGTTATGCAGAAACCTGGATATTTTGGGCATTCAACCTGGGAAAAAAACCTTGATTAACAAAGGATCAAGGATGCTAAATCACATGTATTTCGAGAATTCTTCTAAAAGCATCATAAAATTAACACCAGGAGAAATTTTGGCAAAAAGATGTCTATAATAGACAAATACATAAATGGCTTTAAACAGTTATACCTCAACTGCAGACATGGTAATTCCCAAAAATACAAACAAGATCCCATCATAAAGCATAATTGATTCAAAAGATAAAACTTACACGCACAAATTTTACATGTGGATAGAACTCAGCAGCAGCTTCCTCAAGTACCCGGTCAAGATGTTTTGTGTAATTACCCCTGCATTACGCAAAATGAATGGTGAATCATAAGAGTTATTGTGATTATAGCAATAAAGGTTAAGACTTAAAAGCATTCAAATCATGTCACCTGATGGTAAAAGCAACAACTACAGGGCGTCCTTCATGAAGAAGCTGGACAAATTCACGCTCTGATGTAAAATGAACTACCCGTGAAGGGTCCAAATCTTTAGGATACCCGGTATAATATCTTGACATACACATTAGCCACAccaagaaatttattaaaaaagggCTTATTTTCAGTACAAACCCAGGTCAATAAAAATGTGTCATGAAGACCAAGAAAGTTAGGACATGTTTTTATGCAGTTTTATCATGAAATGATTCTCTATTGATACCATAATATCATGGCTGTTGGAGGAAAGGTGGGTGGGGGAGGAGGAGATGGGAGGAGatatatagaaaaaataaaataatcattgcTCTGTCTTGTTTaggaaattataaataaaataagaagaTGAGAAGGAAGTTTGATTGTATAGGTAGGaggaaaatgaaatttaattgtaaaaaaagAGAACAAATCCTTATCATTTCACTAAGTTTTATAAAGGAGAAAGAAAGGGGATTCCCGCCCATCCTCCTCcgtccccccccccccccaccacCCACCCACCCCCTCGCGGCACTAACATTCTTGATATGCCGTGTTAGTACCAATAAGGATATAATGAATACCATTTGTGTAGGCAGGGCAGGCAATGAAAAATAAGAGGTCACTTACTTGCATGAGGCACGTAGATGTTTGATCATTCTATCAAAAAATGATTGATCCTCCATTTTATACAAGCATACAGTAATGTAAAAGCTTGTAAGTTGTACCGCAAGAGATATCAATTCCCTGTACATGATATTGAATCCAATTTTCTTATTGTATAAATTCAAAACATATTACAAAAGCAATCTATAAAAACTAAATCATATTCAGATaaacaacatgcatttagcCCACATAAAATTCGGTATTGAGGACAAtaaaaaagagcagaaaataaCATAGGACACATCTCTATTTGTCCCCAGGAAAATCTTTAGAATTGCCATCCAAATATCAAAGGTTTCCCAACAAGAATTCTGGTAGGTACTGAAATCGTTGCAGGCTCTACTGATCAAAACATGTGAGGAATGAATTCCATACTCTGGTACTCCAACCTCAGGCTACTGCCAGCGCATCTCTGGAATATAAACTGTAGCTACAGATGGCAGCCGGCAATAGAGATGGCAGCAGCAGGGTGTAGAAATGGCAACGAGTAAAGTACCGGCGAAGCTAAGGATACCCGAAGCCGATTAGAATTTTACATTAGAGTGTGTTTGTGCGTGTGTGTATTAACCCATTCCTTCATCAAATAAAGTAACGTAAACATAAAcagatttataaattttaacctATTTCTCCTAAACGCAACAAATGTTTAACAAATAACCCTAAATAAACATCAACAGAACAATATATTCAAATCCTAACCCATTTCTTCAGTTGCAACGAAAATGGAGAGAGGGGCGACTCAAGGGAAGAAGCTGTTGGTGAGAGGCTCTCGTCGTCAGGCGAGGATGACTCGGCGTGGTGCAGCGTCGATGGGGGGAAGGAAGGAGTTGGTGGACAACTGGCTGCTGCAAATGGGACGAGAAGGATGTTGTGTTTCGTCGTATAGAGCAGGGGATATTTAGTATTTAGAGTAATAAAGAGTGAGtattagttaataaaattaaaatgattaacaattaataattacaatttaaatatataaaataacaagtattaaacataaataaatatttataatttaagagtAATTAAGGGAAATTAGATATATATAATTcctataattaaagaaaaattttactTGCATTCTATTTACAATAATTACATCACTGTACTAAGAATGTTGGCTTAAATTTCAGAGAGAGATATATGCATCTAGCATAATTGAACACAAGAGTTTACACGCTTTGTTTTCTAATTCAGTGTTTTAAGGGCAATGATTATCTcatcggaaaaaaaaaaatcatttaccaTAAATATACCTTTTAGTAACTATTGGTTTCAGTGTGCTTTGCTTTTACTATTAAGTCGAACTAAATATATTtgtaagtaattaatttaatttttaagtgaattttatctttatttgtTATACctttttctcataatttttatttattttttatttttaattattttaaaattattatttatttttatatataattaatatataaattaattattataattttattttatttttaaaataatattttattaattattaaaatatttttaatatttaataaaatttacttttaaataaatataattaaaaaattaaaaaaacaatgtatttattaatatatattcacaCATATAGTCTGATAGTAAATATATCTGAATGAATATAAGAAATCTCATAttctactctctctctctctctcttctctcttcatgttgaattttcatttttaaaaaaatatttattaatatattttaaaaaataaaaattttcaacttttattttaaaaaattatatttattaatatatttaaaaaataaaaaagataaaaattatgaaatgaaaaaaatattatatttttatttaaaaaatctatttttttaaaagtgaaaTTATTAGTATAATAAGTTGCAGTTGAAATTGGCTAGCAGGGTGTTAAGCAGTGGTCTAAtgcaaattttttattattttattatgtcttttttttaaaaaaaaaaatcatatcatAAAATTGTGCTGATGAAAAATTGTTaatgaattataattataacttaaatgttatataaatatttaaaaacataatttatatttgaaaaactgtctaattttgaattttaataagttgagtaatgaattattttatcCTATTTGTACATCGGTTGGTATTTTATCGCCATTGCTctttttatatgtaatatttattttatgttattaacttaataaatgaaatttttatccTTTGACGTTTTAAGTTTTTGCTAAatgctttttttaaaaaaaaaaagttctgcTAAATTAAGTTCATATATATTAGGTCCATCCGTGGGGAGGGTTTGTTGAAGCTTATTATTATTTCGTGGATATTTGATATgaattaacttaaaaaaaacttaaatctgattaattttagatttagaaAAGTTATGTTAATTCGTAAatctcaaaaaaaataaaaataaaaatctaaagaGGCAATAAAAGACAACCACATAAACGATGCACGTTCCTAAGCACAACACAAAGGCAATGCATGTAGATTACGTTGTTAACATTTTCATCAACTTTTCTAAATTTAGCAATTAATCTCTTCAATCCCCAAAATAAAGCTTTCACAtccaaattatataatatttcttcttcatcttcttctcttttttcttcctcctcctccttttccaaaaCCGTATTCATGATCACATTCCCAAAATGCAGAGAACAACTTATATGAAAATGAATAGGtaaatttttgtatataaacacattcaaaattttttttaaaaggaagATGAAGGGGTTATTCAAATCAAAACCAAAGACGCCGGTGGAGCTGGTGCAGCTAACACGAGAGCTTCTTATCTATGTCGATAAGAATACAGAAGTTCGCGAGCGTAAACGCGAAGAGAaggttcttctttttcctttatttttgcTTCATTCCCTTTCAATCATCGCAAAGAATAGAATCTTCATCAAGTCTCTTCTCTGGAAATAGGTAAGATTAAATTGATGTAAATTGTTTGGCAGATTTCAGAGCTGAGTAAATTAATCTTAGAGCTGAGGACAGTTCTATTTGGAAATGGTCAAAATGAGCCGAGTTCTGATGCTTGCGCACAACTCACACAAGAATTCTTCAAACAGGATGTGTTTCGCCTTCTTATTATTAGTCTCCCGAAACTTGATTTAGGGGTAAGTTTCATGTTTCAACCAGCATCTATTTTAGGGAAAGGACATAGAGAACCTTTTTCCAGAAATTACATGAAAAATTCAAATTCCAAAAGATTTCATGAACATATGCAATCGGCTTCTCTGTAGGATTTCCCTTCATTGTATGATTAGATTGCATTAACAATTAATTTGAATGTTGTGATTATCCTTTCTTATAGACACGTCAAAATGCCACTCATGTGATAGCAAATTTGCAAAGACAACGTGTTAATTGCCGTTTTATTGCTTCTGAGTTCATGGAAAACAATTTGGATATTATGGATATTTTGTTACCTGGGTAAGACTTTCTTTTATTTcacaaaatgattttttttttaatcatggtATGCAAATTCAAACGCTTAACTAatcattgttatttttttttttaagttatgCGAATGGTGACATTGCACTAACTTATGGTGCAATTTCAAGGGAGTGCATACGTCATCAAACTGTGGCTAGGTAATTAAGCATTATAACCTTTATCGATTCAGACAATTCTTGTAGATCCAGTTTGCTATTCTTCTcaagaaaatttatttgtttatatctTGAATAAATGGTGAACCgagtatagaaaaaaaataattttctctatgcatttatttatttttaacttaatgACTGGGGGCTTAATTAGTTTCTTGACTTTGAAATTGGTTCAACCATTTTAACAAGATACATATAAAATGCtgtaataatttatattgtttGTTTTTCTCAGATATGTCTTGGAATCAGAGCACATGAAGAAATTTTTTAGTTATATACAGATTCCTAATTTTGACATATCATCTGATGCTCAAGCAACTTTTAAAGTTGAGTATGCTTAATGAAACCAGTTTCTTCCTCCTCTTTTGCTCTATTTTTTCATAACAACACTCTGAATATGTGAAGTATTTTAGCTAATAGCaactaaaactacataaattaattaatatgccATTTCTCTTATTGATGGATGTCTTTGTTCCCACTTCTTTCTTTAGGCTTTTTGCTTCATATGCACtcttaaagtttatttttttaatgattgtCATATTTGGACAGGAGCTTTTAACTAGGCATAAATCTACTGTAGCTCAATTTCTTTCTAAAAACTATGACTGGGTAAGTTTTCTTGATAAATATTTCTGTTACATGTATGGCATATCCAATTACTTCTGTAAATCACTATAACATTATTTAAGTATGAGATAATTGAAGTTAGATATCTTCAATGTTgatgtttcagttttttcaAGAATACAATTCTCAGTTATTGGAATCTACCAATTATATAACAAGACGACACGCTGTGAAGGTATTTTTATtcgaaaataatttatagtttttatagttttaattggTGATATTTTCATAGTTTTTAACGTTAAAATAATTTCCAATTAAGTTGCTGGGAGATATGTTACTTGAACGATCAAATTCTGCTGTGATGGTTCGCTATGTGAGCTCACTGGATAACATGAGAATCTTGATGAACCTTTTCAGGGTACTCTCTGTTTCATATTAAAAGGCCCTTTACATTTTTTGACTATTGTTATAAGTTGTGCTTCATCCATTCACAGGACTCAAAGAAGACCATACAAGTCGATGCCTTTCATGTTTTCAAGGTGGAACAAGAGATATTTTATTTAAGCTTTTGTTATTTATTCAAATCTAACTTCTCTTCTTTGATCTTGATAGTTATTTATTGCTAATCAAAGTAAGCCTCCTGAAATCGTTAGTGTactttttacaaataaaagcAAACTTCTTCggtttttaagtgattttaccATTGATAAAGGTCAGTGACTGAATATCAAGTTTTTCTCTTTTTGTAAATATGGGTTTTCATCACTGTTGTTAATAGTGCATATTCTCGATTTAATCCTTGCAAATTTGGGAGATTGATATGAAAAAGCGAAAAAAAATAGTGGAAGAAAGAAGTGTTTCAAGTTTTGTGTAAAGCAAGTAATAGTTTTGTGTTTGCGCTTGATGCAGGGGATGAACAATTTGAAGCAGACAAAGCTGAAGTCATAAGAGAAATTGCCAGTCTTGAAATTAGAGATCAGTCTTGTGCAGAATCAGAGGATTCAGAGATTGAACCTTAATAATTTTGATCCTTTGTTTATTACATATTATACCAGTATCTATTTATAACAGTTAGCAATTAGTGTTTATGTACCTATACATGTTGTGTCCACAAGAAACTGTAAACTTATCTAACTATTTACCAAAATGATGGTTTTGTATAGACAGCAAACTATTTGAATCATGTAACAAATTCTTCATACATTATGATAAATGAGTAAATTTTTCAACAAGTATGACAAAAGTGTTAAAAACTTGGAATTCAAAAAATCTGAtactactattattattattatgaaaatCTGATGTGTATTTTGCTTTTATACAgtgaaaatttcaaaaaattgaaattgtattaaattatagaatttaaataacttattgataaaaaaaatgaattacataaattgattaaaattggaTTCTGCGTCTGAATCTACCAAATATATTTTCAAGGAATCTCTATTCTTTTTGGTGCTTGAAAGATAGTAGAAGAGGAGAGCTGAGTTTTAATCTACAACTGGCCACAGCTATTCAACCACTAGGctaaataattaattcttttttatttaagaaattaattctTCTTATGTTAAT
This is a stretch of genomic DNA from Manihot esculenta cultivar AM560-2 chromosome 2, M.esculenta_v8, whole genome shotgun sequence. It encodes these proteins:
- the LOC110609672 gene encoding protein EARLY-RESPONSIVE TO DEHYDRATION 7, chloroplastic isoform X2; the protein is MASQNSTPRKSLYPEVIHSNPDLQSSSSNLYPTIDMRDLVENLFPDPQEYYHHAPSAPPEAIEEVLIKIPGAILNLIDKNYSVELACGDLSIVRLRQGDNIFAVLARVADEIQWPLAKDEAAVKLDDSHYFFSLRMPKEHHDSDSSSDEDDKKSRNENGSDSNDILNYGLTIASKGQEALLKEFDGILQAYSCFTVQKVSESAITKGEALLSDLTVKETSPADLQYKEKKEKMEGRCAAYWTTLAPNVEDYSSTAAKVIAVGSGHLIKGILWCGDVTVDRMKWGNEVMKRRMSPKSKSEISPDTMKRIRRVKKLTKRTEKVANGVLSGVLKVSGIFTSKVANSKVGKKFFGLLPGEIVLASLDGFNKLCDAVEVAGRNVMSTSSTVTTELVNHRGIVIASYNRK
- the LOC110609672 gene encoding protein EARLY-RESPONSIVE TO DEHYDRATION 7, chloroplastic isoform X1 codes for the protein MASQNSTPRKSLYPEVIHSNPDLQSSSSNLYPTIDMRDLVENLFPDPQEYYHHAPSAPPEAIEEVLIKIPGAILNLIDKNYSVELACGDLSIVRLRQGDNIFAVLARVADEIQWPLAKDEAAVKLDDSHYFFSLRMPKEHHDSDSSSDEDDKKSRNENGSDSNDILNYGLTIASKGQEALLKEFDGILQAYSCFTVQKVSESAITKGEALLSDLTVKETSPADLQYKEKKEKMEGRCAAYWTTLAPNVEDYSSTAAKVIAVGSGHLIKGILWCGDVTVDRMKWGNEVMKRRMSPKSKSEISPDTMKRIRRVKKLTKRTEKVANGVLSGVLKVSGIFTSKVANSKVGKKFFGLLPGEIVLASLDGFNKLCDAVEVAGRNVMSTSSTVTTELVNHRYGEQAAEATSEGLDAAGHAIGTAWAAFKLRKALNPKSSLKPSSLAKSALKAAAAEMKDKNSK
- the LOC110609672 gene encoding protein EARLY-RESPONSIVE TO DEHYDRATION 7, chloroplastic isoform X3, with translation MASQNSTPRKSLYPEVIHSNPDLQSSSSNLYPTIDMRDLVENLFPDPQEYYHHAPSAPPEAIEEVLIKIPGAILNLIDKNYSVELACGDLSIVRLRQGDNIFAVLARVADEIQWPLAKDEAAVKLDDSHYFFSLRMPKEHHDSDSSSDEDDKKSRNENGSDSNDILNYGLTIASKGQEALLKEFDGILQAYSCFTVQKVSESAITKGEALLSDLTVKETSPADLQYKEKKEKMEGRCAAYWTTLAPNVEDYSSTAAKVIAVGSGHLIKGILWCGDVTVDRMKWGNEVMKRRMSPKSKSEISPDTMKRIRSTAHIFLDANARCLPYRPESNKMASPIYLLHLKQLHGDIFI
- the LOC110609779 gene encoding putative MO25-like protein At5g47540 isoform X1, with protein sequence MKGLFKSKPKTPVELVQLTRELLIYVDKNTEVRERKREEKISELSKLILELRTVLFGNGQNEPSSDACAQLTQEFFKQDVFRLLIISLPKLDLGTRQNATHVIANLQRQRVNCRFIASEFMENNLDIMDILLPGYANGDIALTYGAISRECIRHQTVARYVLESEHMKKFFSYIQIPNFDISSDAQATFKELLTRHKSTVAQFLSKNYDWFFQEYNSQLLESTNYITRRHAVKLLGDMLLERSNSAVMVRYVSSLDNMRILMNLFRDSKKTIQVDAFHVFKLFIANQSKPPEIVSVLFTNKSKLLRFLSDFTIDKGDEQFEADKAEVIREIASLEIRDQSCAESEDSEIEP
- the LOC110609779 gene encoding putative MO25-like protein At5g47540 isoform X2; this translates as MKGLFKSKPKTPVELVQLTRELLIYVDKNTEVRERKREEKISELSKLILELRTVLFGNGQNEPSSDACAQLTQEFFKQDVFRLLIISLPKLDLGTRQNATHVIANLQRQRVNCRFIASEFMENNLDIMDILLPGYANGDIALTYGAISRECIRHQTVARYVLESEHMKKFFSYIQIPNFDISSDAQATFKELLTRHKSTVAQFLSKNYDWFFQEYNSQLLESTNYITRRHAVKLLGDMLLERSNSAVMVRYVSSLDNMRILMNLFRDSKKTIQVDAFHVFKGMNNLKQTKLKS
- the LOC110604970 gene encoding uncharacterized protein LOC110604970 isoform X1; the protein is MEDQSFFDRMIKHLRASCKYYTGYPKDLDPSRVVHFTSEREFVQLLHEGRPVVVAFTIRGNYTKHLDRVLEEAAAEFYPHVKFVRVECPKYPGFCITRQKKEYPFIEIFHSPAQATIQGRVVDPGVTRYSVKVLPFNYDLSAYGFREFFKRQNIQSSEAK
- the LOC110604970 gene encoding uncharacterized protein LOC110604970 isoform X2, with the protein product MEDQSFFDRMIKHLRASCKYYTGYPKDLDPSRVVHFTSEREFVQLLHEGRPVVVAFTIRGNYTKHLDRVLEEAAAEFYPHVKFVECPKYPGFCITRQKKEYPFIEIFHSPAQATIQGRVVDPGVTRYSVKVLPFNYDLSAYGFREFFKRQNIQSSEAK